A DNA window from Impatiens glandulifera chromosome 7, dImpGla2.1, whole genome shotgun sequence contains the following coding sequences:
- the LOC124945201 gene encoding beta-galactosidase 17 isoform X1, translating to MRIGAGLNLKSKGGQPAIFTGDRSLAMARRRGIRTTTAIFFFFFLSIVAVGTFSLAFSPLPSLTSHSPSRLSSKLVPKEKLLLDDKVRKRKKVNVQKFEIADDKFWKDEKPFQIIGGDLHYFRVLPEYWEDRLLKAKALGLNTIQTYVPWNLHEPKKGQLLFKGIADIVSFLKLCQKLDLLVMLRPGPYICAEWDLGGFPAWLLAKEPPLRLRSSDPAFLKLVESWWGTLFTLVAPLLYDNGGPIIMVQIENEFGSYGDDQDYLHYLVKLARGYLGNNTILYTTDGGARENLEKGTIRGDAVFSAVDFTTGDNPWPIFKLQKEFNAPGKSPPLSAEFYTGWLTHWGEKIATTDARSTAAALEEILSRNASAVLYMAHGGTNFGFYSGANTDANNESAYKPDLTSYDYDAPIKEFGDVDNAKFKELQKVISRYTKKSIPPLPADIGKMGYGRIKLHKTAFLLDILNTTNTIVAVKSESPNSMESVGQNSGIVLYASEYDPSPKGNYLSIPKVHDRGQVFILCPEKYPERRTYVGTIERWSNNDLYIPHTQCPSKVTLYILVENMGRVNYGAYIFDRKGILSSVYLDGKELNGWKMTPVPLPNLNDMLNFDHILPVLHSRIIQSFKHNSGNFTKEPAFYSGRFTIIKKDQVKDTFLSFRGWGKGIVFVNDFNLGRFWPSLGPQCNLYLPAPILKHGENTVVILELESASSELTITSVDQPDFTCGSSRIGGVRIASL from the exons ATGAGGATCGGCGCTGGCCTGAACTTAAAGAGTAAAGGAGGCCAACCGGCGATTTTTACCGGCGATCGATCGTTAGCCATGGCGAGACGGAGAGGCATCAGAACAACTACTgcaatcttcttcttcttctttctctccaTTGTAGCAGTTGGAACTTTCTCCCTTGCCTTTTCTCCCCTCCCTTCTCTCACCTCTCATTCTCCTAGCAGACTCTCCAGCAAG CTCGTGCCGAAGGAGAAGCTTCTGTTAGATGATAAGGTGCGAAAAAGGAAAAAG GTTAATGTCCAGAAGTTTGAGATTGCAGATGACAAGTTCTGGAAGGATGAGAAGCCTTTCCAAATTATTGGCGGGGACCTGCACTATTTTCGGGTTCTTCCTGAG TACTGGGAAGATAGGTTGTTGAAGGCAAAGGCATTGGGTTTGAACACCATTCAAACTTACGTCCCGTGGAATTTGCACGAACCTAAAAAAGGCCAACTACTTTTTAAGGGTATCGCAGATATTGTGTCATTTCTAAAACTCTGTCAGAAGCTGGATTTACTGGTTATGCTCCGACCAGGGCCGTATATATGTGCAG AATGGGATTTGGGAGGTTTTCCTGCGTGGCTACTTGCAAAAGAACCACCTCTCAGACTAAGGTCATCAGATCCTGCTTTCCTTAAACTG GTTGAGAGCTGGTGGGGAACTCTATTTACACTTGTAGCTCCTCTCCTTTATGACAATGGAGGCCCTATCATAATGGTTCAG ATTGAAAACGAATTTGGTTCCTATGGAGATGACCAAGATTATCTTCATTACCTTGTCAAATTAGCTCGTGGCTACCTTGGAAATAATACAATTTT ATACACTACTGATGGAGGTGCAAGGGAAAATCTTGAAAAAGGAACAATTCGTGGGGATGCTGTATTTTCAG CTGTTGACTTCACTACTGGTGATAATCCATGGCCTATTTTCAAGTTGCAAAAAGAATTCAATGCACCTGGGAAATCACCTCCACTTTCTGC AGAATTCTACACGGGCTGGCTCACACATTGGGGAGAAAAAATAGCCACGACTGATGCCCGCTCTACTGCAGCAGCCCTGGAAGAAATACTGTCAAGAAATGCTTCAGCTGTACTTTAT ATGGCACATGGTGGAACAAACTTTGGATTTTATAGTGGTGCGAACACAGATGCAAACAATGAATCTGCTTACAAGCCTGATCTTACTTCCTATGACTAT GATGCACCTATTAAAGAATTCGGTGATGTGGACAATGCAAAGTTTAAAG AATTACAGAAGGTTATAAGTAGATATACCAAAAAATCAATTCCACCACTTCCTGCTGATATTGGAAAGATGGGATATGGACGCATTAAGTTGCATAAAACTGCTTTCTTGCTTGATATACTTAACACAACAAACACGATTGTTGCTGTTAAATCTGAAAGCCCAAATTCAATGGAATCTGTAGGCCAG AACTCCGGGATTGTATTATATGCTTCTGAATATGATCCAAGTCCCAAGGGGAATTACCTATCTATTCCGAAG GTGCATGACAGAGGTCAAGTATTCATCTTGTGTCCTGAAAAATATCCTGAAAGACGGACATATGTTGGTACAATAGAGAGATGGTCCAACAATGATCTTTATATTCCACATACTCAATGCCCATCCAAAGTTACCTTATACATACTG GTTGAAAATATGGGTCGAGTGAACTATGGGGCTTATATATTTGACAGGAAG GGGATTCTTTCTTCTGTTTATCTAGATGGAAAAGAACTGAATGGGTGGAAAATGACACCTGTCCCTCTACCCAACTTAAATGATATGCTGAATTTTGATCACATTCTTCCAGTTCTACATTCACGAATCATTCAATCATTTAAACACAACTCAG GTAACTTCACAAAAGAGCCAGCATTTTACAGTGGTCGATTTACAATTATAAAGAAAGATCAAGTTAAAGACACATTCCTGTCATTCCGTGGCTGGGGTAAAGGCATTGTCTTTGTcaatgattttaatttaggaagattTTGGCCG TCACTTGGACCGCAATGTAATCTATATCTTCCTGCTCCAATCCTTAAACACGGAGAAAATACAGTG GTGATTCTTGAGCTAGAATCTGCAAGCAGTGAACTTACGATTACATCAGTTGATCAACCAGACTTCACTTGTGGCTCGAGTAGGATTGGAGGAGTTCGTATAGCTAGTTTGTGA
- the LOC124945201 gene encoding beta-galactosidase 17 isoform X2 — protein sequence MRIGAGLNLKSKGGQPAIFTGDRSLAMARRRGIRTTTAIFFFFFLSIVAVGTFSLAFSPLPSLTSHSPSRLSSKLVPKEKLLLDDKVNVQKFEIADDKFWKDEKPFQIIGGDLHYFRVLPEYWEDRLLKAKALGLNTIQTYVPWNLHEPKKGQLLFKGIADIVSFLKLCQKLDLLVMLRPGPYICAEWDLGGFPAWLLAKEPPLRLRSSDPAFLKLVESWWGTLFTLVAPLLYDNGGPIIMVQIENEFGSYGDDQDYLHYLVKLARGYLGNNTILYTTDGGARENLEKGTIRGDAVFSAVDFTTGDNPWPIFKLQKEFNAPGKSPPLSAEFYTGWLTHWGEKIATTDARSTAAALEEILSRNASAVLYMAHGGTNFGFYSGANTDANNESAYKPDLTSYDYDAPIKEFGDVDNAKFKELQKVISRYTKKSIPPLPADIGKMGYGRIKLHKTAFLLDILNTTNTIVAVKSESPNSMESVGQNSGIVLYASEYDPSPKGNYLSIPKVHDRGQVFILCPEKYPERRTYVGTIERWSNNDLYIPHTQCPSKVTLYILVENMGRVNYGAYIFDRKGILSSVYLDGKELNGWKMTPVPLPNLNDMLNFDHILPVLHSRIIQSFKHNSGNFTKEPAFYSGRFTIIKKDQVKDTFLSFRGWGKGIVFVNDFNLGRFWPSLGPQCNLYLPAPILKHGENTVVILELESASSELTITSVDQPDFTCGSSRIGGVRIASL from the exons ATGAGGATCGGCGCTGGCCTGAACTTAAAGAGTAAAGGAGGCCAACCGGCGATTTTTACCGGCGATCGATCGTTAGCCATGGCGAGACGGAGAGGCATCAGAACAACTACTgcaatcttcttcttcttctttctctccaTTGTAGCAGTTGGAACTTTCTCCCTTGCCTTTTCTCCCCTCCCTTCTCTCACCTCTCATTCTCCTAGCAGACTCTCCAGCAAG CTCGTGCCGAAGGAGAAGCTTCTGTTAGATGATAAG GTTAATGTCCAGAAGTTTGAGATTGCAGATGACAAGTTCTGGAAGGATGAGAAGCCTTTCCAAATTATTGGCGGGGACCTGCACTATTTTCGGGTTCTTCCTGAG TACTGGGAAGATAGGTTGTTGAAGGCAAAGGCATTGGGTTTGAACACCATTCAAACTTACGTCCCGTGGAATTTGCACGAACCTAAAAAAGGCCAACTACTTTTTAAGGGTATCGCAGATATTGTGTCATTTCTAAAACTCTGTCAGAAGCTGGATTTACTGGTTATGCTCCGACCAGGGCCGTATATATGTGCAG AATGGGATTTGGGAGGTTTTCCTGCGTGGCTACTTGCAAAAGAACCACCTCTCAGACTAAGGTCATCAGATCCTGCTTTCCTTAAACTG GTTGAGAGCTGGTGGGGAACTCTATTTACACTTGTAGCTCCTCTCCTTTATGACAATGGAGGCCCTATCATAATGGTTCAG ATTGAAAACGAATTTGGTTCCTATGGAGATGACCAAGATTATCTTCATTACCTTGTCAAATTAGCTCGTGGCTACCTTGGAAATAATACAATTTT ATACACTACTGATGGAGGTGCAAGGGAAAATCTTGAAAAAGGAACAATTCGTGGGGATGCTGTATTTTCAG CTGTTGACTTCACTACTGGTGATAATCCATGGCCTATTTTCAAGTTGCAAAAAGAATTCAATGCACCTGGGAAATCACCTCCACTTTCTGC AGAATTCTACACGGGCTGGCTCACACATTGGGGAGAAAAAATAGCCACGACTGATGCCCGCTCTACTGCAGCAGCCCTGGAAGAAATACTGTCAAGAAATGCTTCAGCTGTACTTTAT ATGGCACATGGTGGAACAAACTTTGGATTTTATAGTGGTGCGAACACAGATGCAAACAATGAATCTGCTTACAAGCCTGATCTTACTTCCTATGACTAT GATGCACCTATTAAAGAATTCGGTGATGTGGACAATGCAAAGTTTAAAG AATTACAGAAGGTTATAAGTAGATATACCAAAAAATCAATTCCACCACTTCCTGCTGATATTGGAAAGATGGGATATGGACGCATTAAGTTGCATAAAACTGCTTTCTTGCTTGATATACTTAACACAACAAACACGATTGTTGCTGTTAAATCTGAAAGCCCAAATTCAATGGAATCTGTAGGCCAG AACTCCGGGATTGTATTATATGCTTCTGAATATGATCCAAGTCCCAAGGGGAATTACCTATCTATTCCGAAG GTGCATGACAGAGGTCAAGTATTCATCTTGTGTCCTGAAAAATATCCTGAAAGACGGACATATGTTGGTACAATAGAGAGATGGTCCAACAATGATCTTTATATTCCACATACTCAATGCCCATCCAAAGTTACCTTATACATACTG GTTGAAAATATGGGTCGAGTGAACTATGGGGCTTATATATTTGACAGGAAG GGGATTCTTTCTTCTGTTTATCTAGATGGAAAAGAACTGAATGGGTGGAAAATGACACCTGTCCCTCTACCCAACTTAAATGATATGCTGAATTTTGATCACATTCTTCCAGTTCTACATTCACGAATCATTCAATCATTTAAACACAACTCAG GTAACTTCACAAAAGAGCCAGCATTTTACAGTGGTCGATTTACAATTATAAAGAAAGATCAAGTTAAAGACACATTCCTGTCATTCCGTGGCTGGGGTAAAGGCATTGTCTTTGTcaatgattttaatttaggaagattTTGGCCG TCACTTGGACCGCAATGTAATCTATATCTTCCTGCTCCAATCCTTAAACACGGAGAAAATACAGTG GTGATTCTTGAGCTAGAATCTGCAAGCAGTGAACTTACGATTACATCAGTTGATCAACCAGACTTCACTTGTGGCTCGAGTAGGATTGGAGGAGTTCGTATAGCTAGTTTGTGA
- the LOC124945968 gene encoding glyoxylate/succinic semialdehyde reductase 2, chloroplastic produces the protein MATTLFKANFTPSSLLTSSSPTFLSTAMASCSSFFHRSPTHFTAQSRSSSSRRPTFHPSFKAFSSQMSVSSAIVAVIPERIGFLGLGIMGTPMAENLIKAGCDVTVWNRTKSKCDLLISLGAKYKSSPEEVAASCDVTFAMLADPESAFDVACGENGAARGMTAGKGYVDVSTVDVDTSKVISARINATGAQFLEAPVSGSKKPAEDGQLIFLTAGDRSLFETVAPMLDIMGKSKFYLGDVGNGAAMKLVVNMIMGSMMASFSEGLLLSEKVGLDPKVLVEVISQGAINAPMFSMKGPSMVQSKYPTAFPLKHQQKDLRLALGLAESVSQPIPIAAAANELYKVAKSNGLSDKDFSAVIEALKAKLQSQSKD, from the exons ATGGCTACTACCCTTTTCAAGGCCAATTTCACCCCCTCTTCTCTTCTAACTTCATCTTCTCCCACCTTTCTTTCTACTGCCATGGCAAGCTGTTCAAGCTTCTTCCATCGTTCGCCCACTCATTTCACTGCTCAATCTCGCTCTTCATCTTCGAGAAGACCCACATTTCATCCTTCCTTTAAGGCCTTCTCTTCTCAGATGTCAGTTTCCTCTGCCATAG TGGCTGTCATTCCAGAACGCATAGGCTTTCTTGGGCTTGGAATTATGGGCACTCCGATGGCGGAAAATCTCATAAAAGCAGG ATGTGATGTAACAGTTTGGAATAGGACCAAGAGTAAATGTGATCTGCTAATCTCGCTAGGCGCCAA GTACAAGTCATCTCCCGAGGAAGTAGCTGCATCTTGTGATGTCACATTTGCCATGCTTGCAGACCCTGAAAGTGCA TTTGATGTTGCTTGTGGAGAGAATGGAGCTGCAAGAGGAATGACTGCAGGAAAAGG ATATGTGGATGTTTCTACGGTTGACGTTGATACTTCTAAAGTGATTAGTGCACGCATTAACGCCACTGGAGCGCAATTTCTTGAG GCTCCAGTTTCAGGGTCTAAAAAGCCAGCAGAGGATGGACAACTAATATTTCTAACTGCTG GTGACAGATCTTTGTTTGAAACTGTGGCTCCAATGTTGGATATAATGGGGAAG TCAAAATTTTACCTTGGCGATGTGGGTAATGGAGCTGCAATGAAACTCGTCGTCAACATGATTATGGGaag CATGATGGCTTCATTCTCAGAAGGATTACTCCTCAGTGAGAAAGTAGGATTGGATCCAAAAGTTCTAGTGGAGGTTATCTCACAAGGGGCAATAAATGCTCCAATGTTCTCGATGAAAGGTCCTTCGATGGTCCAATCCAAATATCCTACGGCTTTCCCCCTCAAGCATCAACAAAAG GACCTTAGGCTTGCTTTGGGTTTAGCTGAAAGTGTTTCACAACCAATACCAATTGCAGCAGCCGCAAATGAACTATACAAGGTGGCTAAGTCTAACGGGCTTAGTGACAAGGACTTCTCAGCAGTTATTGAAGCTTTGAAAGCGAAATTGCAAAGTCAATCGAAGGATTAA